TTCCACGGGGCAGTATACATCTGGTGGGTCTTCTCTTTTCACAAACGCAAATGAGAGGAGGGTGTGGTCTGCGTGTCCGTGGGTGAGAAAGATGTGTTTCGGTCTTTGCTTGTTGACGCAGAGGCCGGcgtcgaggaggaggttgagctGGGGGATGACGAAGGATGTGTGCCATGCTGCGCGGGAGCGACCTGTTAGGATGAGGTGGTTGTGTGGTTTGGGGAATTTCCATTCAAGGACGTCTGAGCGTGTTGATTGTGGGAGGGGCGTGGCAAAGGATAGTTTGCCCATGGTTGGTAGTGATGGTGAGGAGTGTTAGGTTGGGATGGAGATGATTAtcgaggtcgaggttgagTTGGGATACATGGAGATACATGGCTGGTTTAAAGAGGCAACTTGAGCATCACTTGGCCCCACATACGTGTTGGCTTTGACGGTGTGACTACATGTAGAGTTGGGCGTATTAAGTTGAATAGCGTGAAGAAATTGTGAGTCACGGCGCCTATTTATTTGGTAGGATATATATTTGTATTTGGTCGGCGGCAGGGAAGACGGGGCTGTGAATTTGTGCGGCCGGTGCTGCGGCCGGTGTTTCGTGGCTATGATACAAGGTGGAAAGTGGCCAAGTCAGCCATCATGGTATAAAGCTATAATCAAGGCAAACGTTGTGCAAGGTATTAAGTATGTATGAATATGAGGGGGCTTCTTCAGCTGTGATCTGTCATTCAAACATGGATTCTAGCTAGAATATTAGAAGTAGACGTGTAGACATTTTTATCCGTCAGCCAAGGTCGGCTTGGCCAAATCATTCGGTGAAGGACGGCCGTCTTGGTTTGTAGATACACAAGATAGGCATATGAACCTTTAAAGTTAGGATAAGCCATACGTGGGAAAAGGGCTATATATCATCTCAAGCGACATCATTGTGCTTATTCGTAGACTAAAGTTGTATCGGGTATGTCATCCGTCATGGGCAGATGGAGCTCTAACAGCACCAGCCGCCTTCCATTTCTGGACATGGACGTATCAATTGATTCCACGAACGTCGGTCAACCCTCGGCAGACGCAGCCCTTTCAACATCGTCCTCAAAGTTCGACCCCAAAATCACCATGAAAAATGCTATCGATGTTGAGGGTGCGCCGCGCGAGCCTCCGCGTCGAAAAGCTGCACACTATCTTCAACTCGTGTGTCTCGTAACGCTTGTTCTCTGTTCAGCGTCACTAATCCAACCTTCCCGCATACTGCACCTCATTACTCAGCGACCACCTCACGAGCATTCATGCCAAAACACAGCTTCAACTCAGCCTATCTATGGTCAATTTCCCAAGTCCAGCGACCCATTCCATTTTTTGCCATGTACGAATGAGACTGTGCCGCCTTCAATTAATGATACGAACGCATACCGAACCTGGGCAGCATTGTACAATCCCGACCCGAGGAGCTGGATTTGGGAGCATATTTCAAACACATCTACGACTCAAGGATCAACCGTTGATCCATATGCTGGAAGAGGCATCTATCTATGCGGGTATCTTGACGTGCCTCTAGACTACACCAACAAGTCAGACACACGCATTTCCCGGCTGGCCATTACCAAATTCCAAGTTTCTGGCCTTGCACGCCTCGACGGGCACTCACCACCATCCGCTGGCCGTAAAAGTGAGCGAACTCTCATCATTGAACCCGGTGGCCCTGGCGGCAGCGGGACATTATCAGCATTTAGATCTGCGGAAGACAAAACGAAGCACTTCAGCAACCGACAGTACGACGTATTGGGCTGGGATCCCCGTGGAGTCAATATATCGCAACCCTCGATATCATGTTTTCCCTACAACGCTGATAGAGACAGATGGGCTCTTCTTGAAACCCCGGCACGGGTAACAACTAAGGACACTAGAGCGTACCTTGAGGCGGCTGATGCCTTTCATGATGCCACGCTTCGGGCCTGCTGGGAACGCCATGGCGACATCCCTCGGTTCTTGACCACGACGTTTGTGGTGCGTGACTTGGAAGAGATTCGTATTGCACTTGACGAGCCAGAAATCACAGGCTACTTTGTCAGCTATGGCACTACTATCGGCGAGATCTACAGCAACATGTTTCCCTCATCCGTTGGCCGCTTAGCCTTGGATGGAGTGACTTCTGCACGAGACGACCGAAAACTCGGTGGCTTCTCCCTGGTATCTCTCGATAACATTACCGACGCATGGAACGAGGGATTCCTCGGCGAATGTGTTCACATGGGACCCAAGCACTGTGCCCTTGCCCGTCCAGTGAGCGGACAAGAGGTCACGCTTCAGAACCTGCAAGCACGCATGGAGGCACTCATGGCGAGTATAGCCAAGCGGCCGATACCAGGCTACACGCCCTCAAACGGTCCTACGCTCATTACATATGCACGCCTAAACTCGGCTATATTCTCTGTTTTGTACGATCAAAAAAGGTGGCCTCACATGGCAAAACTGCTCTTCGAGTTAGAACAGGGCAACTCGACTCTCGCCGCAGAACACCTCGACGAGGGAATGTGGAGCGGAAATCCAGACTCTTCAGTTTCTCACAGACTAGTATCTGGCGAGCTGGGCCTCATGGTTATCTGTTCAGACTCGTACGATGCGCCGCAGCCCTCCAACGGCCTAGAGTGGTGGGACGACCTTTGGAAGAGGCTAGTCAAGATGTCCTGGAttggcggcgacgacaaTTTCATGTTCGTCTTTCCATGCCGCCAGTTTACAAAGTACTGGCCACAGCCGGCGGAAGTCTACCGAGGGGACTTCAACAATACGCTCAAGAACCCCATCTTGCTCATATCCGAGACTCACGACCCTGCTACGCCGATTAGCAATGGGCGACGAATGCATAAGGAGATGGGGCGTAACTCGAGACTAGTGGTACATCACGGCTATGGACACTCGTCTCAGTTTATTTCGAATTGTACGAATTCTATTGTGAGAAATTTGATTCTGAATGGTGTTGTGCCGGATGAGGCGGAGACGGATTGTTATGCGGAGGTGAAACCGTATAAGGATGAGTTGTAGTTGGTGGGCGATGATTTCAGGCACATTCACGGGGTTACTGTGTAGCTGACAGATTTTGCATAACTCATGATGTTTTAGCCGAGTATGATGGTAGGTGATTTGTGATTCAAGGAGGCTGCCAATCTTGCCGTTTTAAATATAAGCCCCCCTTACCTTTGGTATACAGCAGTTGACATAATGGATATCAAGTAACTATTGTGCCATGAGACAAATTCCAGGAAACTAATGAAAACGCTGAAGCTCATTACTGTAGTTATATCTATAAGACCAGCTGGAACAATAAAAATCCCAAAAGTGCTAATAcaaaacgccatcatcaacccTGTTGCGCCTCAATCTGTCGACACCACCCCCTCCCATGCGCAACCTGATACGCACAAAGACTCGGCTCCAGCAAAATACTCACAAGCGCCGCAATGCAAATTCCCCCACTGTCGCTCACAGTCGTAGCGCTCAGACTGAACTCCCGCTCATGGTCGGGGATATTCTCCATAATCTCAGCGAAACAGTTCACATACACTGCGCCTCCCAGCAAGCCTTCCCAGAATATGATGATAAACACAATGTACACCGAGGGGATGAAGTAGAACAAGCTCTGCAatatcagcagcagcatgtTGCCGACCTGCAGTACTGACGGGATGTAGAGCCGGTGAATGCGGAAAAAGGGCGTTGACGAGCGAGAGATGAAGACGCCGAGCTGGTATAAGAAGCCGTAGAAGGGATAGAAGCCGCGGAATTCTGTGAATGGGGATTCTTTGACGGGAAAGAGGAGCGTCGGCGAGACGCCTTGATTGATGGTGTACTCTGCGATGTATACCAGTAAAAGTGGTGCCATGTACGGAACGAATAGCGACTTGGCTCGCCTCAAGTTGTTCTCGAAGGAATTTGCAGCCGCATGACCCATCGAATAAGCCGTGTGAACATTCGACGGACCAGGTGCCAACAGcgctgatgatgctggccCGGTCGGCATATCTTCCACGTCGTCCTCAGCAAGATCCTGGCTCGGAACCGTCTCATAATCCTTCTGCAACGACGACGCCCTCAACGGCTCCAACGGCAACACAAAAAAGAAGCTCACAAACATGACGGCAGGTAAGCACGCCGAAAACAACAAGCTATCCCGCACACTAAACCCCCACCACTCCGTCAACACCACGTACAGACCTGCGCCCACCAGCCCTGCTGCCCCCGTCCCCGAACCCCATCCCACGATACTGATATGTCCGTAGTAGTGCGACAGACCCAGAAAGCTCAGTTctccgccgccgctgctAAGACTGGCGAGCACGACGCCCGCCATCTTGACTGACACAGATTTAGAAGGCGGTGTCAGCGCGACCATGAGCATGCCGACGGCTGATAAGGCAATGAACACGAGGACTCTGACTCGGTAGGGAACGCGGTGTATAAAGTACGGCGCTATGAGCTTCGTGAAGAATGAGGGCATGACGTCGGCGAGGAGCACGACGCCTTTGGGGATGGAGGAGCCGACGAGGTCTTGGGCTGCGGAGAGGATGATTACGTAGAGGACATTGTTTATTAGGCCTGCCGGGTCAAATCATGTTAGTTTCATGGTAAAGGTGTAAGTATTAATTGGATGATGGCAGCGCACCGAATAGCCAGAATGCAACTAGGACTTTGGTatcttggtgttggagcAGGTTGGCCATTCTGGACTGATACGTTGCCCAGGACGAGCCTGGTGTTCCGGGCATGGGGAGCAGCCCGGATGAGGATATCGGCGTGTTGCGGCCTGTCATTGTGAGGTTGTATGCATGACTGCGGGCATTGCAGACGAAGCTGTTGAGTTGATGTTCGAAGATATATGTCACGGGATTGTGGTTCGCATGTCGTTGGGCGACGTCACGCGACAAGCTGCTGAGTGGCGGAATGACCCTTGTCGAGGATCTGAGCTGACAGTTCACATgcacttcacttcacttcacttcatGAATGTTGAACATCACAATCAAACAACGTATCAAATGCAATAATTTCCATTGATCATTTTAACATTTTAAACACCGTCCATCTCTATCGCTCAGAATAGCCCTCCGTCTCCTTACTACTCTCCGTCACACTCTCCGGCGCAACCCACCCCTCAGCCGAAATACTATCCGGCACACTCTCAGGAGTGTAATAATTGTCGCCCTTGAACTGCGAACCCCCAGGACCGGGCGGCTTCTTTCCAACATTCGCCTGTGACGCCTGTTTTCCTTGCGTGGCAATGTCGTTCACGCCCCCGAGTCCCTCAACGTTTGGCACCCGCGCAGGAACGACATCGTTGTCATTTTGGCCTGGTTGGCGATTATAAGAGTCTTGAAGCTTATCTAGCGGGCCGCCTTTTCCTTCATAGTGTTCGCCCTTGGTTTGACTGGACTGCGTAAGTGAAATTGACAAGATGAGAGGAACATTGTAAGACCTACCGACCACGGTCATCGAGAATACCACCCTCACTAGGTGGGATACGCTTATTAAACCCCCGATTTGTGCTGAGCTCGTCTCCGTACTCTACTTGCGCTGAGTCGAATTTCTTTTCGGCAAACGAGTTTACGCCAGCGTCGTCGAGGCCCTGAGGACGAGCGTTGCCCGTCTTGGACTGATATGTGTTGAGGTCGGCCTCGGCCTGTTTTGAAATGGCTTCGTAGTCTGTCATTTTGAGAAACGGTGCAGTAAAAGCGTTGAGTAAAATGATTCAAACTGTTTAGAAAATGCTTTGGAACAATGTTCACAGCAACTTTTATACTCCTGGCCAGTTTTGCACACTACGTCACGAGTTTAGAGATGATTTCATGCATGATATCACTCTTTGGTAACTTCTCCAGCCATAGTGGACCAGATATCGCCTTTGGGAAACATATATCACACCTTTTGTGTTGCGTGGAGAATATCGGAGGTTTTGGTCCTGATCGAGATCGACAGTGACATTTTGAGAATGGTGCTCAGCGAGTAGATGATGTCATTTACTCTGTGGCATGGCGTGTAATGCGGTTGAATCTTTCTCAACTGAAATATTCTTTAATGACTTTTTACTCAAATTGCGTTGATTGATTTATCTGCACATGCACGGATTTGCAGGCCGTTAGATGAGATGTCACCGTTCGACGCTTCTTCCATTTCATCAATCCGTAGCCAATGAACGTAGCCCAATTTACAGGCAGACCAACCACTAAAAGCGGCCGGCATGGAGCCTAAAAATATGCGCCGGCAAAACGGCGGCCTGATGTCAATCCAATGCTTCGGGCCAATTGCACTAAATTTCTGATGATTGATTTTGATCCCACGTTGGCGATAGCTTCACGAcaaacaaccaccacatgCGGTTCACAGCCTAGCCACGCACCCCGAAATTCTTCAACACACCACAGCATCCTCCATAATGTCTTCCACAGACAAAGACGCCTGTCCCGTCGACCACAAAACCCGTGACGCATGGCTCTCCCAAGCCCGCGCCgccgaagccgccaaagcaCAATCCCAATGTCCCGTGGACCACACCTcacaaacacagccaaaATCATGGTCGCAAACAATCACCTCATATCTCCCCTGGTCATcctcgccatcaacaacgccTGCTCCCGAAACGAACCTGAACAAAGGCCTTGACACCAACCGCGTCATCTCAACTATTCCTCGATCAGCCACAAATCCCGAATCCTGTCCCGTCGACCACGGCGCATCAGCCAACGCGCCCAATGCCGAAATCGAATCCGGCGTCGACGCCTCAGGGAATTGGGTCTATCCCTCCGAGAAGATGTTCTTCGATGCCATGAAGCGCAAGGGTTACGACGCACGAGTAGCGGACATGAAGACCGTTGTACCGATCCACAATGCAGTCAATGAGCGAGCATGGGAGGAGATCAAGAAGTGGGAGGCTCCGTACCTCTCAAAGTCGACGTAAGCTTTACGTAGAAATGCGTGGTTTTGCGTACTAACGGGATAGTAGCTGCGGCGGACCTAAACTCGAGTCGTTTGCGAACAAGAACGAACGCATGACGCCTACGGCTCGCATCAACACAATCCTTGGATACACTGCCCCTTTTGACCGTCACGACTGGGTTATTGATCGGTGTGGTACTCGCGTCGACTATGTGATTGACTTTTATGCTGGGCGACCGGGGGCAAAGGATAAGGCTGGACCGAGCTTTTATCTTGATGTGCGGCCGAAGTTGAATACCTGGGAGGGCGTGAGGATGCGAGCTATGCGGTGGACGGGGTTGGCGTGATGAGCTACGGGGAGGGGTATTTGTGTTCAGTATGTATAAAAGGTGATGGGAATTTGTATGATACCATTCATGGCGTTGCGGAATTTACCTATGCTTGTAGACTAGACGAGCGTGTGCTCATGTATAATATACTCCCTACTTCGGAGAAGATGTCTGGATCATTTAGTCCTCCTCAACCCGATATCGTGGTCGCGCTTTGGCGAATTCATCGTGATATATGTACAAGCCTTCCATTATTCACACCTTCACTGGTCTTTTCGGCTGGTCGACTGAACTCGCAGACGAATCGGTGCCGCCGTCTCAAACGCCTGCGTGTCCAAATCCCAACCAAGTTGGCCCAGAGCCCCCCAAAGTTCCTTGTCATCCGCATGTCTCTTTGCTGAAGTATCTTTGGTCTTGTAAttttccttgtccatggaccAAGCGGCTTCCATGGCTTTGAACCACCCCAAAACAGCATGTCTAGGCTCGCACCCAAACCAAAGCAGAATCTTAATGTTTCCCATACGGCCGCCATGGGACTCACTAATAAAAGAAGTGTGCATTTCTCCATCCACGACCCTGACACTACTCGTAGTAGAACCCTCAACAGCATTCTGGTAACTTTCCGCAAATTCAATCTTGCAAACCAGTTCGCCATTCTCATTATCCACAACGGGCCGCCAAAGGATAATGCTTTCACTAGCTGCCACCCCCTCCGGAGAAAGCACCTTACCCGTCCTCATGTACTCCCGGAACAAAATGGTAGCCCGTTGACGATTAAGCGTTGTCATACAAACACTCCTCACGCCAAGATAGTTCATCCACAGATGCACAAACACCAGAGTCACCATCAAATAAACGACACTCCGATGGTCCTCCACCACCTTTACCACAAGCGTGCCGACAAGAAGGCCGATCAGTCCAACGGCCGTCTCCTGACTAGCCTCCTTCGCATTCAACTCCGCCAAATTATCATGCTTGGCAAAATGCACGCTCAAAGCAGCTTTACTCGCGCCAGCGGCCACTCCACACAGCGCCCTCAGCGCCTGGCCAACCGAAAGGGCGAGGATCTTGCCATAGTCCCCAAAGTAAGGGCTGTACAGCTCAAGAAAGAAAGCTGAGTCGTTGAAAATATCAGCGAGGAAGCGGAATTTCTTGGCGTCCGGCTCGATGCGCAGGCCGAAGCGGTGCGCGAACACGATGGTGGCGATGCGAGACGTCGCgtctttgaagatggtgatgagcatGGCGAACGTGGCGGAGGAGCCGGCGTCGCCTACGCCCAGGCCTTGGAGGAGAGCGCGGTTGGCCAGCAGGGCTGTGATTGTTGAGAAGAATGCCTGGAGTGAGTCGTAGGTTTGGTAGGCGAGGTAGTCACTGGAGACGGAGTGAGGGAATCCGACGGGGAGAAAGGCATCTGAGAGGACGCGTTTCCATTCTCGGATAGAGCTGTGAAATATGCCTTTTGGTTGGTTTTTGGGATCGAGCTGTTGTGGTGATTGTTagtgatgaggttgacggAGTGGGAGtgagttgatggagatggtaCTTGCAATAGTTACCTGGTTGTCCTGACGGTGTAGCCATCGACGTTGAACATTTCCAGACTTGTCGAGCTCGGCTACTTCCACATTTTCGCCTTGCTGGATCAAATCTGCAATGCCAGGGTGTTTCTGGTCCTTTAGGTCGGCCGTGAGGCCTCCTGCTTGCTGCATCTTGAGATGCTGATGGTGCCAAGTTGCGAATGGTGGTTGGCTTGACGAGTAGCTTTATATCAAAACATGTCACATGTGAACGAGTGGTGGCCGCACGCCGCACAAGGTAACAAAATTGAATTTAGGAAAGAGAAAAACACCAgttttgatgatgtgatgaacAATGGTGTGGGCATGGATTTGTGCGCTCATGACACGTTGTTGTGAACCATGCCTTGTCTGTCAACTTGTACCTTGCAGCTGTCAAGCTGCCTCCGCCAGCTGCGCCATCTGGTGGTGACTTTGCTGACGACGACAGCCAGTGAACATGGATGCACGGCGTTATGTTTCTCATTGAGTGAGTCGATTTATTAATTCTTGCAAGTTATCatgtatttaaatacatGTATAGCTTGTGTATTTACTATGAGCTTTTCTACTGATGTATAATAGCTTACTTAGTATGTAGGTAGCTGACTTCTAGTTTGCAGCAGCATTACTTTCATTTCCAATGTAGCATTCATCCCATTACCTCTTCACAGGCTGTCCATCCTCACTCACCAAATACTCCTCCGTCTTCAATGGGccctcaccaacaccagtcATAATGACCCTACTAACTCCCTCCTTCAAAGTGGCGGCAAGGCCATCGTCCAACTTAACGCTAGACTTGACATCAGCGCTGCCGTCTTTCCATCCTGACACACCGTTCAGAACACCGGCAAAAGCACCCAGCACAGTAGGcgcctcctcttccaggTAGTAAACAACGCAGTTTGGCCCAGCATCAAAAGTATACGCAGCAATGCTCTTCCCAGCCTTGGCATTGATCGCCTCCACCGCCCGGATAGCCGCACGGGAAACGTCATTCATGTAGAAGATCGGGGGGTATGTATCGGCGCAGCAGGCGTGGAACGAGTTGGAGTCCCGCATGGTAACTTcagcaaacttggcaaagtccttgttcttgatggcctcCTCCATGAGATCCATGTTGGCTGGGACAACTTTGGTGATTCTCTGTTGGAACAGGCCTGAGGTGGCGACTGTTTGCTGCATGCCAGAGGTGGACGACACTCCTTTCTTAGCGGCGCTGGCAACAAGAATCAGGGCGCGCATGTTGGGCCAGTGTGAAGCCGGGGCGACCAAATCGGCCATGGAGTCGCTTCCATCCTCCTTGTCGCCCATTCGCCAAGCAACGTAGCCGCCGAACAGACTGCGGCAGGCCGATCCAGAACCTTGTCTAGCAATCAGGGACAGCTCTGACGGCGAGTCCTGCAGCTCGTACAAGTTGGCAATGGCCTGGACCAAAGCGGCGAAGCCAGCGGCGGAGGAGGCTAGGCCAGCAGCCGTGGGGAAGTTGTTCTCCGAAACGAGCCTGAGAGGCATGGTTGACAGCTTGGGGAGAGAAGCGTTCACAGTTTCGAGGGCAGCACGACGGGCTCGCAGTTCGCGGAAGCAGGCTTGCGTTCGTGCACCAGAGATGTCTGAGGCTTCGCCATTGAGCATGAGGCTGTCGCCCTCGGGATAGGAGGCGGAGCAGGATGCCGTCGTTAGGGTTCGCAAATCGGCTTGGGAGAGGGTAACGGAGAGGGAGCTGTTGGTCGGGAGGTTGAGTTTCGCATCTCGTTTTCCCCAGTACCTAGTTGGAGTGGTGTCAGCACAGGATCGTTTCCAATTGCATTGCAGAATGCGGTAAAGAGGAGCTTCCTACTTGACGACGGCGATGTTCACCGGAGCGGTGGTGCTCGCACGATAGACTTTGgtgtctgccattgtcgaGATGAAGACGGAATGACGGTTGGAGCAATTTGTCCCTGCCGACTGACAACTTCTTGAAGGTAGAGGGGACTGCGCTCTAGTAATAGAATGGTCCGTCAAGATGGCCTACACCGCTAGACCCTGAAGAAATAATTGGGAgcattggagatggagattgagACAGAGATTGGGCTTTTGAGCCATCACTCACATTTGGCTTAGTGCGGGGCTTCCTTCAGGTCAGGTCCCCGCCATCACAGCCCAAGGCCAAAGCGAAGGGTCAACTGCAAGTGGtcagtcaacattgaactggtGGAGTCAGGTTGGGGTCAACCGTCAACGTAAATTTGAtctcttcaatgttatcaGTTGACACTTTGAAGCTCtgtggttcaatgttaaCGACCAGACCCATGTAAGGTTAGGCTTTGCAGACGATTATGGCCGGTTATACCCGTTAAGCTTCAACCTCCTTACATATAGTCGCCAATGATTGACCAAGTATACAAGTATCAGAACATGCtaaagagtcaagaccagCATTCAAGTGTCTAAGAGCTGAAAGTTCCTCCCACCGTTTCAATGGCAGAAGTTaagccatcatggaccaATGGCCAGTTGAAATGGGGAGGCGAAGTCAGGCCCGTTCAACGCTTGTCTTCGTTTGACGCTGTCATCTGTTAGTCACTCCCGAAACCCTAACCTTGCTTTCGTCAAGTATGAAACCGACTATCATTACGTTGTGCCTATTGGCATCAGCCGCCCGATCTACTGTTTTCTCAACTTCACCTTGGTCGAGGATACATTCTTTGGCCACTGGTACCAGGACAAATACTCTAAACCCACGCCACGAGAAGGGGAAACTGATTTCGATGTTTATGAGTGGGGCTATTATATGAACGGGAATTTTTGAGGCGTCTTATACGAACGGGTGGTCAAGTGATGAAGCCGATGTCCCCCTCATCGATGGGTGAAAATGTTGGGGGAGAGGAGCAAGCGGGAGGCCAAGCTGGG
The genomic region above belongs to Pochonia chlamydosporia 170 chromosome 2, whole genome shotgun sequence and contains:
- a CDS encoding tap domain-containing protein (similar to Eutypa lata UCREL1 XP_007790296.1), whose translation is MGRWSSNSTSRLPFLDMDVSIDSTNVGQPSADAALSTSSSKFDPKITMKNAIDVEGAPREPPRRKAAHYLQLVCLVTLVLCSASLIQPSRILHLITQRPPHEHSCQNTASTQPIYGQFPKSSDPFHFLPCTNETVPPSINDTNAYRTWAALYNPDPRSWIWEHISNTSTTQGSTVDPYAGRGIYLCGYLDVPLDYTNKSDTRISRLAITKFQVSGLARLDGHSPPSAGRKSERTLIIEPGGPGGSGTLSAFRSAEDKTKHFSNRQYDVLGWDPRGVNISQPSISCFPYNADRDRWALLETPARVTTKDTRAYLEAADAFHDATLRACWERHGDIPRFLTTTFVVRDLEEIRIALDEPEITGYFVSYGTTIGEIYSNMFPSSVGRLALDGVTSARDDRKLGGFSLVSLDNITDAWNEGFLGECVHMGPKHCALARPVSGQEVTLQNLQARMEALMASIAKRPIPGYTPSNGPTLITYARLNSAIFSVLYDQKRWPHMAKLLFELEQGNSTLAAEHLDEGMWSGNPDSSVSHRLVSGELGLMVICSDSYDAPQPSNGLEWWDDLWKRLVKMSWIGGDDNFMFVFPCRQFTKYWPQPAEVYRGDFNNTLKNPILLISETHDPATPISNGRRMHKEMGRNSRLVVHHGYGHSSQFISNCTNSIVRNLILNGVVPDEAETDCYAEVKPYKDEL
- a CDS encoding diphosphomevalonate decarboxylase (similar to Neurospora crassa OR74A XP_001728068.1), which encodes MADTKVYRASTTAPVNIAVVKYWGKRDAKLNLPTNSSLSVTLSQADLRTLTTASCSASYPEGDSLMLNGEASDISGARTQACFRELRARRAALETVNASLPKLSTMPLRLVSENNFPTAAGLASSAAGFAALVQAIANLYELQDSPSELSLIARQGSGSACRSLFGGYVAWRMGDKEDGSDSMADLVAPASHWPNMRALILVASAAKKGVSSTSGMQQTVATSGLFQQRITKVVPANMDLMEEAIKNKDFAKFAEVTMRDSNSFHACCADTYPPIFYMNDVSRAAIRAVEAINAKAGKSIAAYTFDAGPNCVVYYLEEEAPTVLGAFAGVLNGVSGWKDGSADVKSSVKLDDGLAATLKEGVSRVIMTGVGEGPLKTEEYLVSEDGQPVKR
- a CDS encoding CLN3 protein domain-containing protein; this translates as MTGRNTPISSSGLLPMPGTPGSSWATYQSRMANLLQHQDTKVLVAFWLFGLINNVLYVIILSAAQDLVGSSIPKGVVLLADVMPSFFTKLIAPYFIHRVPYRVRVLVFIALSAVGMLMVALTPPSKSVSVKMAGVVLASLSSGGGELSFLGLSHYYGHISIVGWGSGTGAAGLVGAGLYVVLTEWWGFSVRDSLLFSACLPAVMFVSFFFVLPLEPLRASSLQKDYETVPSQDLAEDDVEDMPTGPASSALLAPGPSNVHTAYSMGHAAANSFENNLRRAKSLFVPYMAPLLLVYIAEYTINQGVSPTLLFPVKESPFTEFRGFYPFYGFLYQLGVFISRSSTPFFRIHRLYIPSVLQVGNMLLLILQSLFYFIPSVYIVFIIIFWEGLLGGAVYVNCFAEIMENIPDHEREFSLSATTVSDSGGICIAALVSILLEPSLCAYQVAHGRGWCRQIEAQQG
- a CDS encoding cytochrome C1 heme lyase (similar to Metarhizium acridum CQMa 102 XP_007808088.1), with the translated sequence MSSTDKDACPVDHKTRDAWLSQARAAEAAKAQSQCPVDHTSQTQPKSWSQTITSYLPWSSSPSTTPAPETNLNKGLDTNRVISTIPRSATNPESCPVDHGASANAPNAEIESGVDASGNWVYPSEKMFFDAMKRKGYDARVADMKTVVPIHNAVNERAWEEIKKWEAPYLSKSTCGGPKLESFANKNERMTPTARINTILGYTAPFDRHDWVIDRCGTRVDYVIDFYAGRPGAKDKAGPSFYLDVRPKLNTWEGVRMRAMRWTGLA